In Paenibacillus sp. FSL M7-0420, a single genomic region encodes these proteins:
- a CDS encoding transglutaminase domain-containing protein, which yields MNSWIESLREANIISIVLLLVVLFSALQGWGRGFRRAAGGLFGMLGSGVLAAASLVMAIPAAVYLSPAAGNWASGITPPEDKLSQWQQLYYTGASVLANSPVVRFLLLLLLCYTLIRLLLGLLFLLLPFRLPRQSGRGPGRITGASRLVGAVLGTATGLTRALVLVFVLFISVALNPDSGFSRYVQSSPVYSQSAEAVFEPLAGEQVRGKLPVLTKAVAAEMSDILRRKYEVIDHDISADIAGAAADIAGQASGDEEKARLLYDWVGSRIAYDYNKAKNYEERRIWHEQTPQDTMDTRLGVCIDYARLYAMMARSQGLQVRVVTGKGYDGQGGYGPHAWNEVYISGSAAWIPLDSTWASSGDWFNPGDFDSTHIKENIL from the coding sequence TTGAATAGCTGGATAGAAAGTCTTCGTGAAGCCAATATCATCTCCATTGTTCTGCTGCTGGTAGTTCTCTTCTCTGCACTGCAGGGCTGGGGCCGGGGCTTCCGCAGAGCAGCCGGAGGGCTGTTCGGCATGCTCGGATCAGGAGTGCTTGCGGCAGCTTCGCTGGTGATGGCGATTCCCGCAGCCGTATACCTCTCGCCTGCTGCCGGGAACTGGGCTTCCGGCATTACTCCGCCAGAGGACAAGCTAAGCCAATGGCAACAGCTATATTATACCGGTGCCTCTGTACTGGCGAATTCACCGGTAGTGCGGTTTCTGCTGCTGCTCTTGCTGTGCTATACCTTGATTCGTCTGCTGCTGGGTCTGCTGTTTCTGCTGCTGCCGTTCCGCCTGCCGCGCCAGTCCGGGAGGGGGCCGGGGCGGATCACAGGCGCCAGCCGGCTGGTCGGGGCAGTGCTTGGCACCGCCACAGGGCTTACCCGTGCACTGGTGCTGGTCTTTGTCCTGTTCATCAGCGTCGCCCTGAACCCGGACAGCGGCTTCAGCCGTTATGTGCAGTCCTCGCCGGTCTACAGCCAGAGCGCGGAAGCGGTATTTGAGCCGCTGGCCGGTGAACAGGTCAGAGGCAAGCTTCCGGTACTGACCAAGGCGGTAGCCGCCGAGATGAGTGACATTCTCCGTCGCAAATATGAGGTGATTGACCATGATATATCGGCGGATATTGCCGGTGCAGCCGCAGATATTGCCGGACAAGCCAGCGGGGATGAAGAGAAGGCCAGACTGCTCTATGACTGGGTAGGCTCGCGTATTGCCTATGACTATAACAAGGCGAAGAATTATGAAGAGAGACGGATCTGGCATGAGCAGACACCGCAGGATACGATGGATACGCGGCTTGGGGTATGCATTGATTACGCGCGGCTCTATGCGATGATGGCCCGCTCGCAAGGTCTCCAGGTGCGTGTCGTCACCGGCAAGGGCTATGACGGACAAGGCGGTTATGGTCCGCATGCCTGGAATGAGGTCTATATCAGCGGCAGCGCAGCCTGGATTCCGCTCGATTCCACCTGGGCCAGCAGCGGCGACTGGTTCAATCCGGGGGATTTCGACTCCACACATATCAAGGAGAACATCCTCTGA
- a CDS encoding DNA primase translates to MSITIIVEGKNDRSRLRRLLEPEVDILCTFGTLNTLKLESLRNTIRDGEVYLYMDNDSSGKKIRAVLRDAFPDAVHMYTRKGYAGVEGTPDEYNITQLEKAGLEEYIIYPQPYPQGIEG, encoded by the coding sequence ATGTCCATCACCATTATTGTCGAAGGCAAGAACGACCGCAGCAGACTGAGGCGGCTGCTTGAACCGGAGGTCGACATTCTGTGCACCTTCGGTACGCTGAATACCCTGAAGCTGGAATCCCTGCGGAATACCATCCGGGACGGGGAAGTCTACCTGTATATGGATAATGACAGCTCAGGAAAAAAAATCCGCGCTGTGCTGCGCGACGCCTTTCCCGATGCCGTTCATATGTATACACGTAAGGGTTATGCCGGCGTGGAAGGGACGCCGGATGAATATAACATCACCCAGCTGGAGAAGGCCGGGCTTGAAGAGTACATTATCTACCCCCAGCCGTATCCTCAGGGAATAGAAGGATAA
- a CDS encoding MFS transporter produces MKTAMWLYLFMFLAFFDLHAQYPILTPFAMSLGAGPAFIGWMMGMYSLTHLPGNLLAGVLVDRNGSRRYIVFALTVAGLILLLQAHAQLPWHLLLLRAASGFALAFLSPACMTLLASLSSDPATQGKYMSGNGIIHTLASVVSPAAGAFIVAKAGYSGTFSTLGWLLIFTGVMAFFSVPKHNPALALHKPVLPLKENLPPGVAATGQPTVSRRYYLLPFFVSCSQGVLFFELPLSQGQDGMVSTGILLSLLSLGALATLCLLFLNRLSPGIRIAAALLGMALCFFTLAAFRSIPAGVVLFLLGSAKGVLFPAMASLFISLGGAGRLGRTFSLQSIAMSLGAFAGPVAAGQLREYVSPYFIAFVLLMTALMLLPPGRSGRLSSYAPGWNSPAA; encoded by the coding sequence GTGAAAACTGCAATGTGGCTGTACCTCTTCATGTTCCTGGCGTTCTTCGATTTACATGCCCAGTACCCTATCCTGACACCCTTTGCCATGTCCCTGGGAGCGGGCCCGGCCTTCATCGGCTGGATGATGGGGATGTATTCCCTGACCCACCTCCCGGGCAATCTGCTGGCCGGTGTACTTGTAGACCGCAACGGCAGCCGCCGCTATATCGTATTCGCCCTTACTGTTGCAGGACTGATCCTGCTTCTGCAGGCGCATGCCCAGCTGCCCTGGCATCTGCTCCTGTTGCGGGCAGCGAGCGGGTTCGCCCTGGCGTTCCTCTCCCCTGCCTGTATGACCCTCTTGGCCTCGCTCTCGTCTGACCCTGCGACCCAGGGTAAATACATGTCAGGCAACGGAATTATTCACACGCTGGCTTCGGTGGTCTCCCCTGCCGCCGGAGCCTTCATCGTCGCCAAAGCCGGTTACTCCGGCACGTTCAGTACATTGGGTTGGCTACTGATCTTCACCGGTGTGATGGCCTTCTTCAGTGTACCGAAGCACAATCCGGCTCTGGCCCTGCATAAGCCTGTCCTTCCGCTCAAGGAGAATCTGCCCCCTGGAGTGGCCGCTACCGGCCAGCCTACTGTCTCCAGGCGTTATTATCTGCTGCCCTTCTTCGTATCCTGCTCTCAGGGCGTGCTCTTCTTCGAGCTTCCCCTGTCACAGGGACAGGACGGAATGGTCTCTACCGGAATTCTGCTCTCCCTGCTCAGCCTTGGGGCGCTGGCGACCCTCTGCCTGTTGTTCCTGAACCGCCTCTCGCCGGGCATCCGGATTGCCGCTGCCCTGCTGGGAATGGCTCTCTGCTTCTTCACCCTGGCTGCCTTCCGCAGCATCCCGGCCGGAGTGGTTCTCTTCCTGCTCGGCTCTGCCAAAGGCGTGTTGTTTCCGGCTATGGCCTCCCTCTTCATCAGTCTGGGCGGCGCAGGACGGCTGGGCCGGACCTTCTCGCTGCAATCCATCGCTATGTCCCTAGGGGCTTTCGCCGGACCCGTAGCCGCCGGACAGCTAAGGGAGTACGTCTCCCCTTACTTCATCGCCTTCGTCCTGCTGATGACGGCCCTTATGCTGCTGCCTCCGGGCAGATCCGGCCGTCTCTCTTCCTACGCTCCCGGCTGGAACAGCCCTGCCGCCTGA